Proteins encoded within one genomic window of Pedobacter africanus:
- a CDS encoding SRPBCC family protein has product MQTSGEKTFSKTVDINTSPEKLWEVLTKPDLMKRWVSDSEVEILTDWRLGSPIKMLVQANSYKDYFENKGTVLQFKPEHILQYSHLSALSRLPDLIENYTVITFTLIPGNDKTSLNLTLSNFPTETIYQHLAFYWNITLELIKKRIENEKPCCYGTEGVL; this is encoded by the coding sequence ATGCAAACATCAGGTGAAAAAACATTCAGCAAAACCGTTGACATCAATACCTCCCCGGAAAAATTATGGGAGGTACTAACCAAACCCGATTTGATGAAACGATGGGTATCTGATTCGGAAGTTGAGATACTTACAGATTGGAGATTAGGCAGCCCGATAAAAATGCTGGTACAGGCCAATTCGTATAAGGATTATTTTGAAAACAAAGGAACTGTTTTGCAATTCAAGCCTGAACATATTCTGCAGTATAGTCATTTAAGCGCATTGTCCAGGCTGCCAGATCTTATCGAAAACTATACGGTTATTACGTTTACGCTAATTCCCGGCAACGATAAAACCAGCCTGAACTTAACTTTAAGCAACTTCCCAACAGAAACGATTTATCAGCACCTCGCATTTTACTGGAACATCACCCTTGAACTAATTAAAAAGCGAATTGAAAATGAAAAACCATGTTGCTATGGAACCGAAGGGGTGTTATAG
- a CDS encoding RpnC/YadD family protein yields the protein MELTTSIVKPKQQKRKARRKPRRRDDLLWKAIVEDVSEDFLRFFFPEADALFDFSRKCEYLDKEFDPFFPYEENTAAVRYVDKLIKVYLKNGTEKWIAIHVEVQNQRGKEDFSSRMIRYWYLMKEKYNVSITALAIITGSNNKFKPTPYVEKCLGTKLTYEYNVYSILDQREAALQANPNPFAVVILAALSAIRKKKVTDLELKAIKHELNRELTKRKPDAVKHKGIMNFIKYYMNFENPKMMITFDRELQALTGRTTPMGTEEYLLDKFKKEGIAEGEAKGRHDEALEIAREMKKDKFPVETIAKLTKLTIQEIEAL from the coding sequence TTGGAACTAACCACCAGCATTGTTAAACCAAAGCAGCAGAAAAGAAAAGCCAGAAGAAAGCCGCGCCGCAGAGATGATCTCTTATGGAAAGCAATTGTCGAGGACGTATCAGAAGACTTCCTGCGTTTTTTCTTCCCGGAAGCAGATGCTCTTTTTGATTTCAGCAGAAAATGTGAGTACCTGGACAAAGAATTTGACCCCTTCTTTCCGTACGAAGAAAATACGGCAGCTGTACGGTATGTAGATAAACTGATTAAGGTTTATCTGAAAAATGGAACTGAAAAATGGATTGCAATACATGTGGAGGTCCAAAATCAGCGCGGCAAGGAAGACTTTAGCTCCAGGATGATCCGGTACTGGTACTTAATGAAGGAAAAATATAATGTGTCTATTACAGCGCTTGCAATTATAACAGGGAGCAATAACAAATTCAAACCTACACCTTATGTTGAGAAATGCTTAGGTACTAAACTAACTTACGAATACAACGTTTATTCCATACTGGATCAGCGCGAAGCCGCCTTACAGGCCAATCCAAACCCATTTGCTGTTGTTATCCTGGCGGCCCTTTCTGCCATTAGAAAAAAGAAGGTAACCGATCTGGAATTAAAGGCCATAAAACACGAACTGAACCGGGAACTGACAAAAAGAAAACCTGATGCGGTTAAACACAAAGGCATTATGAATTTTATTAAATACTATATGAATTTTGAAAACCCTAAAATGATGATTACTTTTGATAGAGAACTTCAAGCATTAACCGGAAGAACTACTCCTATGGGGACTGAAGAATATTTACTGGATAAATTTAAAAAAGAAGGAATTGCAGAAGGCGAAGCCAAAGGCCGGCATGATGAAGCTTTGGAAATTGCCCGTGAGATGAAAAAAGATAAATTTCCGGTTGAGACCATTGCAAAGCTGACTAAGCTTACAATCCAAGAAATAGAAGCGCTTTAA
- a CDS encoding DUF6266 family protein → MVTTFLKRLKPLINVGYQQFNNGITPMNAATSYHLKNAVTGTNMANYAIDYTKVMFSDGDLPEAANVAVAATVAAKLDFSWDNDAPIGSTGGTDRATVLAYNVDKDKFTMLPSAAARSAEAYVLQLPPDWSGDTVHCWISFVNALGKEVSNSNYIGEFTVL, encoded by the coding sequence ATGGTTACCACATTTTTAAAGCGGCTTAAACCGCTGATCAATGTAGGTTACCAGCAATTCAACAATGGCATAACGCCTATGAACGCAGCAACTTCTTATCATTTGAAGAATGCGGTTACCGGAACAAACATGGCAAACTATGCCATTGATTACACCAAGGTGATGTTTAGCGATGGTGATTTACCTGAAGCGGCCAATGTGGCGGTTGCCGCTACGGTTGCGGCCAAGCTGGACTTTAGCTGGGACAATGATGCCCCTATTGGTAGTACCGGTGGCACAGACCGGGCGACGGTGCTGGCCTACAATGTAGATAAGGATAAGTTTACGATGCTGCCATCTGCAGCTGCAAGATCAGCTGAAGCTTATGTATTGCAGCTGCCGCCCGATTGGAGTGGTGACACCGTGCATTGTTGGATCTCTTTTGTAAATGCGCTTGGAAAAGAGGTTTCCAATAGCAACTACATTGGGGAGTTTACGGTTCTTTAA
- a CDS encoding response regulator produces the protein MRLNTEQMETILVQDKDDAVLDVLSLALQEEGFEVISVNTCDEKKILELIDQQRPHVVMLDIRMSDQDCIDVCKLIKLKYPHLPVIALSCNNNVHEQYNTNGFDGYIKKPFDLDLLYKIIRKHISG, from the coding sequence ATCAGACTTAATACCGAACAAATGGAAACTATATTGGTACAAGACAAGGATGATGCGGTCTTAGACGTGCTTTCTCTTGCCCTTCAGGAAGAAGGATTTGAAGTGATCTCTGTCAATACCTGTGATGAAAAAAAGATTCTGGAATTAATTGATCAGCAAAGACCTCATGTGGTAATGCTCGACATCAGGATGTCAGACCAGGATTGCATTGATGTATGTAAGCTAATTAAGCTTAAGTATCCGCACCTTCCGGTTATTGCATTAAGCTGTAATAACAATGTCCATGAGCAATACAACACAAATGGATTCGACGGCTATATTAAAAAGCCATTTGACCTGGACCTCCTTTATAAAATTATCAGAAAGCATATTTCAGGATAA
- a CDS encoding response regulator transcription factor: MDTPKQRIYIVEDNSDIGFILELFLNEEGFAVKVLSTAKEFNNALKKGMPDLFLLDVMLPDGNGIDICHRLKNDPRSKRLPILIMSAQSNQDAAKNCEAEEFIAKPFDLFILLRKIKQCLSAA, translated from the coding sequence ATGGATACCCCCAAGCAACGCATCTATATAGTTGAAGACAATTCTGATATTGGCTTTATACTCGAGTTATTTTTAAATGAGGAAGGCTTTGCGGTCAAAGTATTGTCTACAGCAAAGGAATTTAACAATGCCCTGAAAAAAGGAATGCCCGATCTGTTCCTTTTAGATGTAATGTTACCAGACGGAAACGGCATTGATATTTGCCACCGGCTTAAAAATGACCCCCGCAGTAAACGCTTACCTATTTTGATCATGTCTGCCCAGTCAAATCAAGATGCTGCAAAGAATTGTGAAGCGGAAGAATTTATAGCAAAACCATTTGACCTGTTCATTTTGCTCCGTAAGATTAAACAGTGTTTGTCTGCGGCCTAA